The Micromonospora sp. NBC_01740 genome includes a window with the following:
- a CDS encoding non-ribosomal peptide synthetase — MSVGFVGGRAQATDVVGPDFEVLDLMGDLRRPTAWPARAASEFRPVDVPGPAGARPPGAVLLAGLLGVLARYTGQAEVAVGLSSGGVLRVDVTDDPGFGELVSRVAAALAQPGARDAAGPVVVGLVDAPVAEVGPDVVDVDVDVTVAGDGSAIRVDYAADGFSAQWVRGLVDQVVLLASVGSAAPQTALSGLPLVGDAERERLLGWGRGPTRPVPAEPIHELVLEWARRTPDAVAGVAGGEVLTYAELARRSGALAAQLRSLGVRPGDVVSLALDRSLWTLIATLAVLRAGAAYTPMDVSWPAERMRLLLADHGARVVLTVGEVAPRVPRPDGVRVVALDDEWPAVEAAEPVDLPVVEASAPAFVIYTSGSTGTPKGVALTHDMLTNFLTWMREECAVGPDSRMLHCCAPVFDVALGEIYTALTSGARVVVSSRDDLLDARRLTDLIAKEQATHAFCPPTNLAAVDPADCPSMSCVTLAGEPIPPRMAQRWMAAGARLINAYGPAEASVACTWFDASTGWPGAYVPIGWPMPNRQIRVVDANLDLVPVGVPGEILITGAGVAHQYLNRPELTAQRFVTDPYGGGTAYRTGDLGRWNTTGALEILARMDHQVKVNGIRIELGEIEAVLEQHPDVGTAVVTRREDHGTARLVGYVTGREGRLPVTAELREHAAAVLPPYMVPAVIMVLDRFPVGGTGKIDRRALPAPDAQRPDLDVPYTEPATDSERLVAGVFAAVLGLDRVGARDGFFHLGGTSLQSAAVAAGIDEAADVVVPVSQIHRTPTPQGLAQWLATAPRRPKAEPEAPVTGRPGPSKPVPLTLSVAKCVWLPFELVCPTTWWIEGELDLRALMAALGDVHRRHEALHARYRRVDPPVALIPPNPGMPQLRLLTDAATEQEALDQLAEAVQQPLDYTQGRNWRAALIRNKTTNRILFGIGIHHIAFDGWSHALLVRDLSHAYAARLSGQAPAWARPAPTLRQSYEEYTRLRDAADLEAQRTYWREQLRGLPRQGEAPPQAPLEQALAWGPKAGHIVTVTPEVMQRWDQAAREQRFSRSSYFVAAYASALRAIHQQDDIGLLMIVARRGSRILDSAFTTRINSNCVRVRFRPEEDLLRHVQQTVDELMAAQDIPFSETAADPAVGLPGEVVASIPGFAYQDNVVLPLDLPGCRTEEVVEPYAREVMSGLTVEAIPRDTDALLRITIRTDLIPFSLAKELGAHMLRFLESGPVPAPGTA; from the coding sequence ATGTCTGTCGGGTTCGTTGGTGGTCGTGCCCAGGCCACGGATGTCGTCGGGCCCGACTTCGAGGTCCTCGACCTGATGGGGGACCTGCGCCGGCCGACCGCGTGGCCGGCCCGGGCGGCCTCCGAGTTCCGGCCGGTCGACGTGCCCGGCCCGGCCGGCGCGCGGCCCCCCGGCGCGGTGCTGCTGGCCGGTCTGCTGGGAGTGCTGGCCCGGTACACCGGCCAGGCCGAGGTGGCGGTGGGGCTGTCGTCGGGTGGCGTGCTGCGGGTCGACGTCACGGATGATCCGGGCTTCGGGGAGCTGGTGTCGCGGGTGGCCGCGGCGCTGGCTCAGCCGGGCGCGCGGGACGCGGCGGGTCCGGTGGTGGTCGGGCTGGTGGACGCTCCGGTGGCCGAGGTGGGACCGGACGTGGTGGACGTGGACGTGGACGTGACCGTCGCGGGCGACGGATCGGCGATCCGGGTGGACTACGCGGCGGACGGGTTCTCGGCCCAGTGGGTGCGGGGCCTGGTGGACCAGGTGGTGCTGTTGGCGTCCGTGGGGTCGGCAGCGCCGCAGACCGCACTGTCGGGGTTGCCGTTGGTGGGGGACGCGGAGCGGGAGCGGCTGCTGGGCTGGGGCCGGGGTCCGACCCGCCCGGTGCCGGCCGAGCCGATCCACGAGCTGGTGCTGGAGTGGGCGCGGCGCACGCCGGACGCGGTGGCGGGCGTCGCCGGCGGGGAGGTGCTGACGTACGCGGAGTTGGCCCGCCGCTCGGGGGCACTGGCCGCGCAGCTACGGTCGCTGGGCGTACGGCCCGGTGACGTGGTGTCGCTGGCGTTGGACCGCAGCCTCTGGACGTTGATCGCCACCCTGGCCGTGCTGCGGGCGGGAGCCGCGTACACGCCGATGGACGTGTCCTGGCCGGCGGAGCGGATGCGGCTGCTGCTGGCCGACCACGGCGCCCGGGTCGTGCTCACCGTCGGCGAGGTCGCCCCACGCGTCCCCCGACCGGACGGCGTACGGGTCGTCGCCCTCGACGACGAGTGGCCCGCCGTGGAGGCGGCCGAACCCGTCGACCTGCCGGTCGTCGAGGCGTCCGCGCCGGCGTTCGTCATCTACACGTCCGGCTCCACGGGCACGCCGAAGGGCGTCGCGCTGACCCACGACATGCTGACCAACTTCCTCACCTGGATGCGCGAGGAATGCGCGGTCGGCCCGGACAGCCGGATGCTGCACTGCTGCGCGCCGGTCTTCGACGTCGCCCTCGGCGAGATCTACACCGCGCTGACCTCCGGCGCCCGCGTCGTCGTCAGCTCCCGCGACGATCTCCTCGACGCCCGCCGCCTCACCGACCTGATCGCGAAGGAGCAGGCAACCCATGCGTTCTGCCCGCCCACGAATCTCGCCGCCGTGGACCCGGCCGACTGCCCGAGCATGTCCTGCGTGACCCTCGCCGGGGAGCCGATCCCGCCGCGCATGGCGCAACGGTGGATGGCCGCCGGCGCGCGCCTGATCAACGCGTACGGGCCCGCCGAGGCATCCGTCGCGTGCACCTGGTTCGACGCGTCGACGGGCTGGCCCGGCGCGTACGTGCCGATCGGCTGGCCCATGCCCAACCGGCAGATCCGCGTCGTCGACGCCAACCTCGACCTCGTCCCCGTGGGCGTGCCCGGCGAAATCCTCATCACCGGCGCCGGGGTCGCCCACCAATACCTCAACCGACCCGAACTCACCGCCCAACGGTTCGTCACCGACCCGTACGGCGGCGGCACCGCCTACCGCACCGGCGACCTGGGCCGGTGGAACACCACCGGAGCACTCGAGATCCTCGCCCGGATGGACCACCAGGTCAAGGTCAACGGCATCCGCATCGAACTCGGCGAGATCGAGGCCGTCCTCGAACAACACCCCGACGTCGGCACCGCCGTCGTCACCCGCCGCGAGGACCACGGCACCGCCCGGCTGGTCGGCTACGTCACCGGGCGCGAGGGTCGCCTCCCCGTCACCGCCGAGCTACGGGAGCACGCCGCCGCCGTGCTCCCGCCCTACATGGTCCCCGCCGTGATCATGGTCCTCGACCGGTTCCCCGTCGGCGGCACCGGCAAGATCGACCGACGGGCGCTACCGGCACCCGACGCGCAACGCCCCGACCTCGACGTGCCGTACACCGAGCCGGCCACCGACTCCGAACGCCTCGTCGCGGGGGTCTTCGCGGCGGTGCTCGGGCTGGACCGGGTCGGGGCACGCGACGGCTTCTTCCACCTCGGCGGCACGTCGTTGCAGTCGGCGGCGGTGGCGGCCGGCATCGACGAGGCCGCCGACGTCGTCGTACCCGTCTCACAGATCCACCGCACCCCCACCCCACAGGGACTGGCCCAGTGGCTCGCCACCGCCCCCCGCCGCCCCAAGGCCGAACCGGAGGCGCCCGTCACCGGCCGTCCGGGTCCGTCGAAGCCTGTCCCGCTGACCCTCTCGGTCGCCAAGTGCGTCTGGCTCCCCTTCGAACTGGTCTGCCCGACCACCTGGTGGATCGAGGGTGAGCTGGACCTGCGGGCGTTGATGGCGGCGCTCGGCGACGTGCACCGCCGGCACGAGGCCCTGCACGCCCGCTACCGCCGCGTCGACCCGCCGGTGGCGCTCATCCCGCCGAACCCGGGCATGCCGCAACTGCGACTGCTCACCGACGCCGCCACCGAACAGGAGGCTCTCGACCAGCTCGCCGAGGCCGTACAGCAACCCCTCGACTACACCCAGGGCCGCAACTGGCGCGCCGCCCTGATCCGCAACAAGACCACCAACCGGATCCTGTTCGGCATCGGCATCCACCACATCGCCTTCGACGGCTGGTCACACGCGCTGCTCGTGCGCGACCTCAGCCACGCCTACGCGGCACGGCTGTCGGGCCAGGCCCCGGCCTGGGCACGCCCCGCGCCGACGCTGCGCCAGTCGTACGAGGAGTACACCCGGCTACGCGACGCCGCCGACCTCGAAGCCCAGCGGACCTACTGGCGCGAGCAGCTGCGCGGCCTGCCCCGCCAGGGCGAGGCCCCACCCCAGGCGCCCCTGGAGCAGGCACTGGCGTGGGGCCCCAAGGCCGGGCACATCGTCACCGTCACCCCCGAGGTCATGCAACGCTGGGACCAGGCGGCGCGGGAACAGCGGTTCAGCCGGTCCAGCTACTTCGTCGCCGCGTACGCCTCCGCGCTGCGCGCCATCCACCAGCAGGACGACATCGGCCTGCTGATGATCGTGGCCAGGCGCGGCAGCCGCATCCTCGACTCCGCCTTCACCACCCGGATCAACTCGAACTGCGTCCGGGTCCGGTTCCGGCCCGAGGAGGACCTGCTCCGGCACGTCCAGCAGACCGTCGACGAGCTGATGGCCGCCCAGGACATCCCCTTCTCGGAGACCGCCGCCGACCCGGCCGTCGGCCTGCCCGGCGAGGTGGTCGCCAGCATCCCCGGCTTCGCCTACCAGGACAACGTGGTCCTCCCGCTGGACCTGCCCGGCTGCCGGACCGAGGAGGTCGTCGAGCCGTACGCGCGGGAGGTGATGAGCGGGCTGACCGTCGAGGCGATCCCCCGGGACACCGACGCCCTGCTGCGCATCACCATCCGCACCGACCTGATCCCGTTCTCCCTCGCCAAGGAGTTGGGCGCCCACATGCTCCGCTTCCTCGAATCGGGGCCCGTCCCGGCTCCCGGCACCGCCTGA
- a CDS encoding 3-dehydroquinate synthase family protein codes for MHPSAPDPHAPAEPARIEVALGERAYPVLIGPGVRHRLPAEVARIGARRVVVVSARPPEWTPDPGVPHRVVPARDGEHDKNLATVEQLCRAFAEFGLTRADAVVSCGGGTTTDVVGLAAGLYHRGVAVIHLPTSLLAQVDASVGGKTAVNLPEGKNLVGVYWQPRAVLCDTEHLGTLPQREWRNGYGEIARAHFIGAGELRDRPVAEQIAACVALKARVVAADERDSGLRHILNYGHTLGHALERATDFGLRHGEAVGVGTVFAGRLAGVLGRVPADRVAEHHEVVAGYGLDTALPGGVDHDELVALMRRDKKATSGLSFVLDGPAGPELVADVPEPAVRTALTGM; via the coding sequence ATGCACCCGTCCGCACCTGACCCGCACGCCCCCGCCGAGCCGGCCCGGATCGAGGTGGCGCTCGGCGAGCGCGCGTACCCGGTGCTGATCGGCCCCGGTGTGCGCCACCGGCTGCCGGCGGAGGTGGCGCGGATCGGTGCCCGGCGGGTCGTGGTGGTCTCGGCCCGGCCTCCGGAGTGGACGCCCGACCCGGGTGTGCCGCACCGGGTGGTGCCGGCCCGCGACGGCGAGCACGACAAGAACCTGGCCACGGTCGAGCAGCTCTGCCGTGCGTTCGCCGAGTTCGGACTGACCCGCGCCGACGCCGTCGTCTCCTGCGGCGGCGGCACCACCACGGACGTGGTCGGGTTGGCCGCCGGCCTCTACCACCGGGGCGTCGCGGTGATCCACCTGCCGACCTCGCTGCTCGCCCAGGTGGACGCCAGCGTCGGCGGGAAGACGGCGGTCAACCTGCCGGAGGGCAAGAACCTGGTCGGGGTGTACTGGCAGCCCCGGGCGGTGCTCTGCGACACCGAGCACCTGGGCACGCTGCCGCAGCGGGAGTGGCGCAACGGCTACGGGGAGATCGCCCGGGCGCACTTCATCGGCGCGGGCGAGCTGCGCGACCGGCCGGTGGCGGAGCAGATCGCCGCCTGCGTGGCCCTGAAGGCGCGGGTGGTGGCCGCCGACGAGCGTGACTCCGGTCTGCGGCACATCCTCAACTACGGTCACACGCTGGGGCACGCGTTGGAGCGGGCCACCGACTTCGGCCTGCGGCACGGCGAGGCGGTCGGCGTCGGCACGGTCTTCGCGGGCCGGCTGGCCGGCGTCCTCGGCCGCGTCCCGGCCGACCGGGTGGCCGAGCACCACGAGGTGGTGGCGGGCTACGGCCTCGACACCGCGCTGCCCGGCGGTGTCGACCACGACGAGTTGGTCGCGCTGATGCGGCGGGACAAGAAAGCCACTTCGGGCCTGTCCTTCGTCCTGGACGGCCCGGCCGGGCCCGAGCTGGTCGCCGACGTCCCCGAGCCCGCCGTACGCACCGCGCTGACCGGCATGTAG
- a CDS encoding ATP-grasp domain-containing protein, translating to MFAHDGVVLARPPDPVTTAGSRYLAGAGAALYNGLDMITGLHLTLPHQSAAICSTGSSADKSLRLLSRCGLKTPSDLREFRSGAQAVQFARDAAERGETLEFQFPPHDPQLRAARARVAPDLLARLNNKTTLETLIAPEYLPRRQVATPAEVRRIVQQDRRPAVLKPAGVEVYSGIAIFTRRLQDRRHRSLFNQLEQVSDRWIVEEEVPFRTIWGVQFGVTESGAVQYFGASVHLPQPTSTWVGCVLDDDQPPAELIEALTVGVRKASALGYRGYCSFDAGIGRDGALRVIDPNFRVSGATTSLLHRSSLLGQHPCAMTTFFSLAPGVDAEPILAPFIDRGQFVAFMHHDPAETDNGPLPATIVGMVGAADRYACGVLVAQIQRALGG from the coding sequence GTGTTCGCTCACGACGGGGTGGTCCTGGCCCGGCCACCCGATCCGGTGACGACCGCCGGCAGCCGCTATCTCGCCGGTGCGGGCGCCGCCCTGTACAACGGGCTGGACATGATCACCGGTCTGCACCTGACCCTTCCGCACCAGTCGGCGGCCATTTGCAGCACCGGCTCCAGCGCGGACAAGTCGCTGCGCCTGCTCAGTCGGTGCGGTCTCAAGACGCCCAGCGACCTGCGCGAGTTCCGCTCCGGCGCGCAGGCGGTGCAGTTCGCCCGGGACGCCGCCGAGCGGGGCGAGACGCTGGAGTTCCAGTTCCCCCCGCACGATCCGCAGTTGCGGGCCGCGCGGGCCCGGGTCGCCCCGGACCTGCTGGCCCGCCTCAACAACAAGACCACCCTGGAAACACTGATCGCGCCGGAATACCTGCCCCGTCGCCAGGTCGCCACCCCCGCCGAGGTACGCCGCATCGTGCAGCAGGACCGGCGGCCGGCGGTGCTAAAACCGGCCGGCGTCGAGGTGTACAGCGGGATCGCGATCTTCACGAGGCGGTTGCAGGACCGGCGGCACCGGTCCCTGTTCAACCAGCTGGAACAGGTGAGCGATCGGTGGATCGTCGAGGAGGAGGTGCCCTTCCGGACGATCTGGGGCGTCCAGTTCGGCGTGACGGAGAGCGGAGCGGTGCAGTACTTCGGTGCGTCCGTACACCTGCCGCAGCCCACTTCGACGTGGGTCGGTTGTGTGCTGGACGACGACCAGCCGCCGGCGGAGCTGATCGAAGCGCTGACCGTAGGGGTCCGAAAGGCCAGTGCCCTCGGGTACCGCGGGTACTGCTCCTTCGACGCCGGGATCGGTCGGGACGGCGCCCTGCGGGTCATCGACCCGAACTTCCGGGTCAGTGGGGCCACCACCTCGCTGCTGCACCGCAGTTCGCTGCTGGGGCAGCACCCGTGCGCCATGACGACGTTCTTCTCGCTGGCCCCCGGCGTCGACGCCGAGCCGATCCTCGCCCCGTTCATCGACCGGGGGCAGTTCGTCGCGTTCATGCACCACGACCCGGCGGAGACGGACAACGGCCCGCTGCCGGCCACCATCGTCGGCATGGTCGGCGCTGCGGACCGGTACGCCTGCGGGGTGCTGGTCGCGCAGATCCAGCGGGCACTGGGCGGTTGA
- a CDS encoding alpha/beta fold hydrolase has translation MLLCPGAATSRWLGFGADVVDALGVRLVSVDRPGLGSSTPAPGRTYADFAADIRDLVGLRGLACPAVVGNSQGAPFALACAEAGVAGALAIVAGADEVAAPEFAEALPAELRRLVDTTAVDPAGAEQIFAGFDADAMWDMVTSGSPEADLAVYREPGFEAAYRRALHEGFAQGPAGYARDTVLAMGRWPFDLAEITVPVDVWYGEQDTSHLPDNGATLAARIPGAVRHLVPGTGRAVLWTRAEPILRCLLGRAST, from the coding sequence GTGTTGCTGTGCCCGGGGGCGGCCACGAGCCGGTGGCTCGGCTTCGGCGCGGACGTCGTCGACGCGCTCGGGGTGCGTCTCGTCTCCGTGGACCGCCCGGGGCTCGGCAGCTCGACCCCCGCGCCCGGCCGGACGTACGCCGACTTCGCCGCGGACATCCGCGACCTCGTCGGACTGCGGGGGCTGGCATGCCCCGCGGTGGTCGGCAACTCGCAGGGCGCGCCGTTCGCACTCGCGTGCGCCGAGGCGGGCGTCGCCGGCGCGCTGGCCATCGTGGCCGGCGCGGACGAGGTCGCCGCGCCGGAGTTCGCCGAGGCGCTGCCGGCGGAGCTGCGTCGGCTCGTGGACACGACTGCCGTCGATCCGGCCGGGGCGGAGCAGATCTTCGCCGGCTTCGACGCGGACGCGATGTGGGACATGGTGACGAGCGGGAGTCCCGAGGCCGACCTGGCGGTGTACCGGGAGCCGGGCTTCGAGGCCGCCTACCGCCGGGCCCTGCACGAGGGGTTCGCCCAGGGCCCGGCCGGCTACGCCCGGGACACCGTCCTGGCCATGGGGCGATGGCCCTTCGACCTCGCGGAGATCACGGTTCCGGTCGACGTCTGGTACGGCGAACAGGACACCAGCCACTTACCCGACAACGGAGCGACGCTGGCCGCCCGGATCCCCGGTGCCGTCCGGCACCTCGTCCCGGGGACCGGTCGCGCGGTGCTGTGGACCCGTGCCGAGCCGATCCTCCGCTGTCTGCTCGGACGAGCATCCACCTGA
- a CDS encoding non-ribosomal peptide synthetase: MSVGFDGARTVDGAVDAETLDLVGDLRRPTVWPARAASVHRVLPSSPPNDGLGGDVVVAGVVAVLARWTAQEQVVLGLASGGGGSALRVDVAGDPGFGELVTRVRAALAAPVAVGREPVGPVVLGLVDAPVADAGPAVVDVDLVIGVASDGSALRVDYAAEGYSAQWVRGLVDQVVVLVSAGLAGPEVGLSALPLVGDAERERLLEWGRGPVREVPAEPIHELVLEWARRTPEAVAGVAGDEVLTYGELDRRSAALAAYLRSVGVGAGDVVSVALERGLWSLVATTGVLRAGAAYTPMDVSWPVERMRVLLADHGARVVLTVGAVAPRIPGGDGVSVVALDDDWPVVRACEPVDLPVVPASAPAFVIYTSGSTGTPKGVVLTHERLTNFLAWMTDECAIGPDSRMLHSAAPVFDAAFGEIFATLTGGGRVVVCSRDDLLDARRLTDLINRHDVTHTFGPATNVAPLDPAACPGLRCIIFGGEAVPPQLAQRWLTAGTRVVNAYGPAEIAVACTWFDASAGWGGAYVPIGWPMPNRQIRVVDANLDLVPMGVPGEILIAGFGVADGYLNRPELTAERFVTDPYGGGTAYRSGDLGRWNATGALEILGRMDHQVKVNGIRIELGEIETTLARHPDVGAAVVVRREDDGTARLVAYVTGRNGRTPAVGDLRAHAATVLPSYMVPAVVMVLDHFPVGGTGKVDRRALPAPDTRRPDLGVEFVEPATNEERLVAAVFATVLGIDRVGTGDSFFDLGGTSLQSAAVATRIDEAADVVVPVSQIHRTPTPQALAHWLTTAPRRTDAGSTAGQARQRPGPVPLAQQVAKCLMSPPEVVVPVTWWIEGELDLRALMAALGDVHRRHEALHARYRRTAPPVALVPPNPAMPQLRLLTDAASEQEALDQLAEAVQQPLDYTQGRVWRAALIREKSTGRVLFGVGIHHIAFDGWSYALLVRDLSHAYAARLSGAAPVWARPAPTLRQSYEEYARLRDAADLDAQRAYWREQLRGLPRQGRGDATAPLEQALAWGPKAGHTVTVTPEVMQRWDRAAREQRFSRSSYFVAAFASALRAVHQQDDIGLLMVVAKRGSRVLDSAFTTRLNLNCVRVRFDGPEDDKLVLRVNETISDLMRAQDVPFAETADDPAAGLSGEVVASLPTFVFQDNVVLPLELPGCRAEEVVDPYAREVPNGLTVEVLPRADHALLRVTIRTDYLPYSFAEELNGHMLRFLEAGPAGSPTTG; this comes from the coding sequence ATGTCTGTCGGGTTCGATGGTGCGCGGACCGTGGACGGCGCGGTCGACGCCGAAACACTGGACCTGGTGGGGGACCTGCGCCGGCCGACGGTGTGGCCGGCCCGGGCCGCCTCGGTGCACCGGGTGCTGCCCTCCTCGCCGCCGAACGACGGGCTGGGCGGCGACGTCGTGGTGGCGGGGGTCGTGGCGGTGCTGGCCCGTTGGACGGCCCAGGAGCAGGTGGTGCTGGGCCTGGCGTCCGGTGGCGGCGGTTCGGCGCTGCGGGTGGACGTGGCGGGTGATCCGGGTTTCGGCGAGTTGGTGACGCGGGTGCGCGCGGCGCTGGCGGCGCCGGTGGCCGTGGGCCGGGAGCCGGTGGGCCCGGTGGTGCTCGGGCTGGTGGACGCTCCGGTGGCGGACGCGGGGCCGGCAGTGGTGGACGTCGACCTGGTGATCGGTGTGGCCTCGGACGGGTCGGCGCTGCGGGTGGACTACGCGGCGGAGGGTTACTCGGCGCAGTGGGTGCGGGGCCTGGTGGACCAGGTCGTGGTGCTGGTCTCCGCCGGGTTGGCGGGGCCGGAGGTGGGGTTGTCGGCGTTGCCGTTGGTGGGCGATGCGGAGCGGGAGCGGTTGCTGGAGTGGGGCCGGGGCCCGGTGCGTGAGGTGCCGGCCGAGCCGATCCACGAGCTGGTGCTGGAGTGGGCGCGGCGCACGCCGGAGGCGGTGGCGGGTGTCGCCGGCGATGAGGTGTTGACGTACGGGGAACTGGATCGCCGGTCGGCCGCGCTGGCGGCGTATCTGCGGTCGGTGGGCGTGGGCGCCGGTGACGTGGTGTCCGTGGCGTTGGAACGCGGACTGTGGTCGTTGGTGGCGACGACGGGTGTGCTGCGGGCGGGCGCGGCGTACACGCCGATGGACGTGTCGTGGCCGGTGGAGCGGATGCGGGTGCTGCTGGCCGACCACGGCGCCCGGGTGGTGTTGACCGTCGGTGCGGTCGCGCCCCGGATTCCCGGTGGCGACGGGGTGTCGGTGGTGGCGTTGGATGACGACTGGCCGGTGGTGCGGGCGTGTGAGCCGGTGGACCTGCCGGTGGTGCCGGCGTCCGCGCCGGCGTTCGTGATCTACACGTCGGGTTCGACGGGCACGCCCAAGGGTGTCGTGCTGACGCACGAGAGGCTGACGAACTTCCTGGCGTGGATGACCGACGAGTGCGCCATCGGCCCCGACAGCCGGATGCTGCATTCGGCGGCACCGGTCTTCGACGCCGCCTTCGGGGAGATCTTCGCGACGCTCACCGGTGGTGGCCGCGTCGTCGTCTGCTCCCGCGACGACCTGCTCGACGCGCGTCGGCTCACCGACCTCATCAACCGGCACGACGTCACCCACACGTTCGGACCGGCCACCAACGTCGCCCCGCTCGATCCGGCCGCCTGCCCGGGTCTGCGCTGCATCATCTTCGGCGGCGAGGCCGTCCCGCCGCAGCTGGCCCAGCGGTGGTTGACGGCGGGCACGCGGGTGGTGAACGCGTACGGGCCGGCGGAGATCGCCGTGGCGTGCACGTGGTTCGACGCGTCGGCGGGTTGGGGCGGCGCGTACGTGCCCATCGGCTGGCCCATGCCCAACCGGCAGATCCGCGTCGTCGACGCCAACCTCGACCTCGTCCCGATGGGCGTACCCGGCGAAATCCTCATCGCTGGCTTCGGGGTCGCCGACGGCTACCTCAACCGCCCCGAACTCACCGCCGAACGCTTCGTCACCGACCCGTACGGCGGCGGCACCGCCTACCGCAGCGGCGATCTCGGACGGTGGAACGCCACCGGCGCGCTGGAGATCCTCGGCCGGATGGACCACCAGGTCAAGGTCAACGGCATCCGCATCGAACTCGGCGAGATCGAGACCACCCTCGCCCGGCACCCCGACGTCGGCGCCGCCGTGGTCGTGCGCCGCGAGGACGACGGCACCGCCCGACTCGTCGCCTACGTCACCGGACGCAACGGCCGTACCCCCGCCGTCGGCGACCTGCGCGCGCACGCCGCCACCGTGCTCCCGTCCTACATGGTTCCCGCCGTCGTCATGGTCCTCGACCACTTCCCCGTCGGCGGCACCGGCAAGGTCGACCGGCGGGCCCTGCCCGCACCCGACACCCGGCGCCCCGACCTCGGGGTGGAGTTCGTCGAGCCGGCGACGAACGAGGAGCGCCTCGTCGCCGCCGTGTTCGCGACCGTCCTCGGCATCGACCGGGTCGGCACGGGCGACAGCTTCTTCGACCTGGGTGGCACGTCGTTGCAGTCGGCGGCGGTGGCGACGCGCATCGACGAGGCCGCCGACGTCGTCGTGCCCGTCTCGCAGATCCACCGCACCCCCACACCGCAGGCGCTGGCCCACTGGCTGACCACCGCGCCCCGCCGTACGGACGCCGGCTCGACCGCCGGGCAGGCCCGTCAGCGTCCCGGCCCGGTTCCGCTCGCGCAGCAGGTCGCGAAGTGCCTGATGTCGCCGCCGGAGGTCGTCGTCCCGGTCACCTGGTGGATCGAGGGCGAGCTGGACCTGCGGGCGCTGATGGCGGCGCTGGGCGACGTGCACCGCCGGCACGAGGCCCTGCACGCCCGCTACCGGCGGACGGCTCCCCCGGTGGCGCTCGTCCCGCCGAACCCGGCGATGCCGCAGCTGCGGCTGCTCACCGACGCCGCCAGCGAGCAGGAGGCCCTGGACCAGCTCGCCGAGGCGGTGCAGCAGCCGCTCGACTACACCCAGGGCCGCGTCTGGCGGGCCGCCCTGATCCGGGAGAAGTCGACCGGGCGGGTCCTGTTCGGCGTGGGCATCCACCACATCGCCTTCGACGGCTGGTCGTACGCGCTGCTGGTGCGGGACCTGAGCCACGCCTACGCGGCGCGGTTGTCGGGCGCGGCCCCCGTGTGGGCGCGGCCGGCGCCGACGCTGCGCCAGTCGTACGAGGAGTACGCCCGGCTGCGCGACGCCGCCGACCTCGACGCGCAGCGGGCCTACTGGCGCGAACAACTGCGCGGCCTGCCCCGCCAGGGCCGGGGCGACGCCACCGCACCGCTGGAGCAGGCGTTGGCGTGGGGTCCGAAGGCCGGGCACACCGTCACCGTCACGCCGGAGGTCATGCAGCGCTGGGACCGGGCCGCCCGGGAGCAGCGGTTCAGCCGGTCCAGCTACTTCGTCGCGGCGTTCGCCTCCGCGCTGCGCGCCGTCCACCAGCAGGATGACATCGGCCTGCTGATGGTGGTGGCCAAGCGGGGCAGCCGCGTCCTCGACTCCGCCTTCACCACCCGGCTGAACCTCAACTGCGTCCGGGTGCGCTTCGACGGGCCGGAGGACGACAAACTCGTCCTGCGGGTCAACGAGACGATCAGCGACCTCATGCGGGCCCAGGACGTCCCCTTCGCGGAGACCGCCGACGACCCCGCCGCCGGGCTCTCCGGCGAGGTGGTCGCCAGCCTGCCGACCTTCGTGTTCCAGGACAACGTGGTGCTTCCGCTGGAACTGCCCGGCTGCCGGGCCGAGGAGGTCGTCGACCCGTACGCCCGGGAGGTGCCCAACGGGCTCACGGTCGAGGTGCTTCCCCGCGCCGACCACGCCCTCCTGCGCGTCACCATCCGCACCGACTACCTGCCGTACAGCTTCGCCGAGGAGCTGAACGGGCACATGCTGCGCTTCCTGGAAGCCGGGCCGGCGGGCTCACCCACCACCGGTTGA